A region from the Halomarina litorea genome encodes:
- a CDS encoding DUF4350 domain-containing protein, whose product MVPDLDDLGYPRAVLLALTFVVALAVVVGASTSGAAFGAFNSQWDGASDLRAEAGAVDTGSVLLRDTARYETVNASDAVSVVLSPDRAYSAEESEHIRRFVERGGTLVVAEDVGPGGNELLRAVGASARLDGRPLRDDRYNFRSPALPVANNVTNATNATNATWLKTERLTLNYGTVVRPNGSEVLLRSSEYGYLDENGNDALDDGETIGSYPVVTAESVGEGRVVVVSDSSALINAMLDRPGNQAFVRGLFADFDRVLLDYSHTEDLPPLALAVLVVRESAWLQLLVVGALAGGVDYWARRAETGRDGGLAAVRRRVGVGETTTPAFDDDAARAYLRRMHPEWDEERISRVVHARRRRD is encoded by the coding sequence ATGGTTCCCGACCTCGACGACCTCGGTTACCCCCGGGCGGTCCTCCTCGCGTTGACGTTCGTCGTCGCGCTCGCCGTCGTCGTCGGCGCGAGCACCTCGGGCGCGGCGTTCGGGGCGTTCAACAGCCAGTGGGACGGTGCGAGCGACCTCCGCGCCGAGGCCGGCGCGGTCGACACCGGCTCCGTACTCCTCCGGGACACCGCCCGGTACGAGACGGTAAACGCGAGCGACGCGGTCAGCGTGGTCCTCTCGCCCGACCGGGCCTACAGCGCCGAGGAGTCCGAACACATCAGGCGATTCGTCGAGCGTGGCGGGACGCTCGTGGTCGCCGAGGACGTCGGCCCCGGGGGGAACGAACTGCTGCGTGCGGTGGGGGCGAGCGCACGCCTCGACGGCCGGCCGCTGCGCGACGACCGCTACAACTTCCGGTCGCCCGCACTGCCGGTCGCGAACAACGTCACGAACGCGACCAACGCCACGAACGCGACGTGGTTGAAGACCGAGCGGCTGACGCTCAACTACGGGACCGTCGTCCGGCCGAACGGCAGCGAGGTCCTCCTGCGGAGTTCGGAGTACGGCTACCTCGACGAGAACGGCAACGACGCGCTCGACGACGGCGAGACCATCGGGAGCTACCCGGTGGTGACGGCCGAGTCGGTCGGCGAGGGACGGGTCGTCGTCGTCAGCGACTCGAGTGCGCTCATCAACGCGATGCTCGACCGACCGGGCAATCAGGCGTTCGTCAGGGGCCTGTTCGCCGACTTCGACCGGGTCCTGCTCGATTACTCGCACACCGAAGACCTGCCGCCGCTGGCGCTGGCCGTCCTCGTCGTGCGGGAGTCGGCGTGGCTACAGCTGCTCGTCGTCGGCGCGCTCGCGGGCGGAGTCGACTACTGGGCCCGCCGGGCCGAGACGGGACGCGACGGCGGGCTCGCAGCCGTCCGTCGTCGCGTCGGCGTCGGGGAGACCACCACTCCTGCGTTCGATGACGACGCCGCACGTGCCTACCTCCGACGCATGCACCCCGAGTGGGACGAGGAGCGGATCTCTCGCGTCGTCCACGCCCGCCGGAGGCGTGACTGA
- a CDS encoding AAA family ATPase, whose translation MTARDPAAVYEALREEIGTVLIGKTDIVEGLTVALFTRGHVLLEGVPGVAKTTIANLFARATGLQYTRIQMTPDVLPADITGTTVYRESAGEFELQKGPIFANVVVADEINRATPKTQSALLEAMQERHVTIEGQTLALPDPFIVVATQNPIEMEGTFPLPEAQRDRFELKLTVDLPDHDEERALLDSFDAEPELGPDSVDRVVSVDELLDARETVAEVYVSDLLKRYILDLVAATRESPDVRHGGSPRASLAFLNAGKARAAIHGREYVIPDDVKALAHSVLAHRLVLSTDAELSDVTARDVVDDVLEAVEPPGTDPDEQVATVDGGTVTETDEAADSDVPNTDRSEDGGPTDTHE comes from the coding sequence ATGACCGCCCGCGACCCAGCAGCAGTGTACGAGGCCCTCCGCGAGGAGATCGGGACCGTCCTCATCGGCAAGACGGACATCGTCGAGGGGCTCACCGTCGCACTGTTCACTCGCGGGCACGTCCTTCTGGAGGGCGTCCCCGGCGTCGCCAAGACGACCATCGCGAACCTCTTCGCCCGCGCGACCGGCCTCCAGTACACCCGCATCCAGATGACGCCGGACGTGCTCCCGGCGGACATCACGGGGACGACCGTCTATCGGGAGTCCGCCGGCGAGTTCGAGCTGCAGAAGGGACCGATATTCGCGAACGTGGTGGTCGCAGACGAGATCAACCGGGCGACGCCGAAGACCCAATCGGCGCTCCTCGAGGCGATGCAGGAGCGACACGTCACCATCGAGGGCCAGACGCTCGCGCTCCCGGACCCGTTCATCGTCGTGGCGACGCAGAACCCCATCGAGATGGAGGGGACCTTTCCGCTCCCCGAGGCACAGCGCGACCGCTTCGAGCTCAAGCTCACGGTCGACCTGCCCGACCACGACGAGGAGCGGGCGCTGCTCGATTCCTTCGACGCCGAACCGGAGCTCGGCCCGGACTCGGTCGACCGGGTGGTCTCCGTCGACGAGCTCCTCGACGCCCGGGAGACCGTCGCCGAGGTCTACGTCTCGGACCTCCTGAAGCGGTACATCCTCGACCTCGTCGCGGCGACCCGAGAGAGCCCCGACGTGAGACACGGCGGGTCCCCGCGCGCCTCGCTGGCCTTCCTCAACGCGGGGAAAGCGCGGGCGGCAATCCACGGGCGCGAGTACGTCATCCCCGACGACGTGAAGGCGCTCGCTCACAGCGTCCTCGCCCACCGACTCGTCTTGAGTACGGACGCCGAGTTGAGCGACGTCACCGCCCGCGACGTCGTCGACGACGTGCTCGAGGCGGTCGAGCCCCCCGGAACGGACCCCGACGAGCAGGTCGCCACCGTCGACGGGGGGACGGTGACCGAGACGGACGAAGCGGCCGACAGCGACGTGCCGAACACGGACCGGTCGGAGGACGGCGGACCGACGGACACCCACGAGTAA
- a CDS encoding DUF58 domain-containing protein has protein sequence MQVTRRFWAAVALGVGFASLAVLLQRPLLLAAAALVGAWLLARQLLFTRDIARLDDTLVVDQTATPARVATDDSIGVTLSLALPATTGLSVTARAAPPVSARGSTAADRTVTLAPEDRRVTGSFEVTFPVAGSFTLEQPTVETRDPAGLYTESLGRGESVSVTVDPRVPRNVRVGERGEGVAIGYGDHEVGKFGTAGLDPEGLREYTIGDAARRIDWKATARLGRPQVREFRAETDLVTMLLVDHRATTGLGLEGERPLDFLREVALAITAAAHRLNDPVGCYTVGDEGITSRIDVSAAQGTAERIRRELRLLEPTPGERDAPSSSFGPAAARRATARLPEDRFGEVLRPYFAANDRYVRRVEANPLFAATREALEGHHGSIRTFLFTDDTDRVGVRETVKFASRGDDRVVVALAPRALYQPDGLADLETAYERYLAFEDFRRELARLDGVTALEVVPGDRIDAVLSDRRTRRTREGVTTRG, from the coding sequence GTGCAGGTCACGCGCCGGTTCTGGGCGGCGGTCGCACTCGGCGTCGGCTTCGCGTCACTCGCGGTCCTCCTCCAGCGCCCGCTGTTGCTCGCGGCCGCGGCGCTCGTCGGCGCGTGGCTCCTCGCCCGTCAGCTCCTCTTCACGCGCGATATCGCCCGGCTCGACGACACGCTGGTCGTCGACCAGACGGCGACACCCGCGCGCGTGGCGACCGACGACTCGATAGGGGTGACACTCTCGCTCGCCCTCCCCGCGACGACGGGGCTCTCCGTCACCGCTCGCGCGGCCCCGCCGGTCAGCGCACGCGGGTCGACCGCGGCCGACCGGACCGTCACGCTCGCGCCCGAGGACCGGCGGGTAACGGGGTCGTTCGAGGTCACGTTTCCCGTCGCCGGTTCGTTCACCCTCGAGCAGCCCACCGTCGAGACGCGCGACCCCGCCGGCCTCTACACGGAGTCACTCGGTCGCGGGGAGTCCGTATCGGTGACTGTCGACCCGCGCGTCCCACGAAACGTCCGCGTGGGCGAGCGCGGCGAGGGAGTCGCCATCGGGTACGGCGACCACGAGGTAGGCAAGTTCGGCACGGCCGGCCTCGACCCGGAGGGGCTCCGCGAGTACACGATCGGCGACGCCGCCCGCCGGATCGACTGGAAGGCGACCGCCCGTCTCGGCCGCCCGCAGGTCCGCGAGTTCCGGGCCGAGACCGACCTCGTGACCATGCTGCTCGTCGACCACCGCGCGACGACCGGCCTCGGCCTCGAGGGTGAACGCCCGCTGGATTTCCTCCGGGAGGTGGCGCTCGCCATCACCGCCGCGGCCCACCGGTTGAACGACCCGGTCGGCTGCTACACGGTCGGCGACGAGGGAATCACCTCCCGAATCGACGTGAGCGCGGCCCAGGGAACCGCAGAACGCATCCGGCGGGAGCTCCGGCTGCTCGAACCCACGCCGGGCGAGCGTGACGCACCCTCGAGTTCGTTCGGTCCGGCGGCCGCGCGACGAGCGACCGCTCGCCTCCCGGAAGACCGATTCGGGGAGGTCCTCCGGCCGTACTTCGCCGCGAACGACCGCTACGTCCGCCGCGTCGAGGCCAACCCGCTGTTCGCCGCCACCCGCGAGGCGTTGGAGGGCCACCACGGGTCGATTCGGACGTTCCTGTTCACCGACGACACCGACAGGGTCGGCGTTCGAGAGACCGTGAAGTTCGCCAGCCGCGGGGACGACCGCGTCGTCGTCGCCCTCGCGCCGCGCGCGCTCTACCAGCCCGACGGCCTCGCCGACCTCGAGACCGCCTACGAGCGCTACCTGGCGTTCGAGGACTTCCGGCGCGAACTCGCCCGCCTCGACGGCGTGACCGCCCTCGAAGTCGTCCCCGGCGACCGCATCGACGCTGTCCTCTCCGACCGCCGGACGCGACGGACGCGCGAGGGGGTGACCACGCGTGGCTGA
- a CDS encoding DUF4129 domain-containing protein: MTARALLALLLAVALVAPTGMVAGTPSPTSAADTTGSTDVTGAAPGIAQATPPDNVTNGSVRHRDPAAVGEDGSVEDLRRWLVGQLAGRLDGGAIQLSEGDYDAARRLLGDQYSKRLDQLVDVVGDTETTRTLNRTRENQEETTEAVREYRETAEEYREARENGNNTRARALGRELELISERVTRNANETRAGYGRLGNQTGADFTEASVAIANVSANVSETQAEIRDELFRETNLTASADGETVSFTDPLVVEGELRTENGTAIGDEPIRLRVGNRTYATQTDDEGRFTVTYRPVTLPVDATNVTVEFRPANRSAYLRSATTLPVRVEQVTPTVSVNRTPSAVAYNETLTVTGRVSADEVGAPAPVAVVVGDRRVARGRADGNGTYRIRVSLPASVDAGERPVRAVVPLEGRALARAEASATVTVEETATALSLDARQVADRTVQVSGRLTTASGEALGDRTVRIEHDGSELTTVRTDASGQFRTRVDVPEATPDNGTFAVNATFAGSGTNLDRAQGGATVELVDLTDGDPENSYGDGVGGQVAGLLLRNPVALASLLAGLLVLAGAGAYAVLTGSDADDDITDSVDEGVEAGGESAPEPTSATSMAALLDRARGQISEGSTDAGVVTLYAATRRLLEAGLPDEYGRTHWEFYRSARERLDGGESGVLRELTEAYERAAFSPDSTPTERAQALIERVGEFRDGDDPSAD; encoded by the coding sequence GTGACAGCTCGGGCCCTGCTCGCGCTCCTCCTCGCGGTCGCGCTGGTCGCCCCGACGGGGATGGTGGCCGGAACGCCGAGTCCGACGAGCGCGGCCGATACGACGGGCTCGACCGACGTGACGGGCGCGGCCCCCGGTATCGCGCAGGCGACTCCCCCGGACAACGTGACGAACGGGTCGGTCCGCCACCGCGACCCCGCGGCGGTCGGGGAGGACGGGAGCGTCGAGGACCTCCGGCGGTGGCTCGTCGGGCAACTGGCCGGCCGGTTGGACGGGGGGGCCATCCAGCTGAGCGAGGGGGACTACGACGCGGCGCGTCGCCTCCTCGGAGACCAGTACAGCAAGCGCCTCGACCAGCTAGTCGACGTCGTCGGCGACACCGAGACCACGCGGACGCTCAACCGGACGCGTGAGAACCAGGAGGAGACGACCGAGGCCGTCCGCGAGTACCGCGAGACCGCCGAGGAGTACCGCGAGGCCCGCGAGAACGGGAACAACACGAGAGCGCGAGCACTGGGCCGCGAACTCGAGCTCATCAGCGAGCGCGTCACCAGGAACGCCAACGAGACGCGCGCGGGGTACGGCCGACTCGGCAACCAAACGGGCGCGGACTTCACCGAGGCCAGCGTCGCCATCGCGAACGTCTCGGCGAACGTCTCGGAGACGCAGGCGGAGATCCGCGACGAACTGTTCCGGGAGACGAACCTCACGGCGAGCGCCGACGGCGAGACGGTGTCGTTCACCGACCCGCTGGTCGTCGAAGGGGAGCTCCGGACAGAGAACGGGACAGCCATCGGTGACGAGCCCATCCGACTGCGCGTCGGCAACCGGACCTATGCGACCCAAACGGACGACGAGGGGCGGTTCACGGTGACGTATCGTCCGGTGACGCTTCCGGTCGACGCGACGAACGTCACCGTCGAGTTCCGCCCCGCCAACCGGTCTGCGTACCTGCGCTCCGCGACGACGCTTCCGGTGCGCGTCGAGCAGGTCACGCCTACCGTGTCGGTCAACCGGACGCCCTCGGCGGTGGCGTACAACGAGACGCTGACCGTCACGGGGCGAGTGAGCGCCGACGAGGTGGGCGCGCCCGCGCCGGTCGCGGTGGTCGTTGGGGACCGGCGAGTCGCACGCGGGCGAGCCGACGGGAACGGGACGTACCGGATCCGGGTCAGCCTCCCGGCGAGCGTCGACGCCGGCGAGCGGCCCGTGCGCGCCGTCGTTCCACTCGAAGGGCGCGCGCTCGCTCGCGCGGAGGCGTCGGCGACGGTGACCGTCGAGGAGACGGCCACCGCGCTGTCGCTCGACGCCCGGCAGGTCGCCGACCGGACCGTCCAGGTGAGCGGTCGATTGACGACGGCGTCCGGCGAGGCGCTGGGCGACCGGACCGTTCGCATCGAACACGACGGCTCCGAGCTGACGACGGTCCGGACGGACGCGTCGGGGCAGTTCCGGACGCGCGTCGATGTGCCCGAGGCGACCCCGGACAACGGGACGTTCGCCGTGAACGCGACGTTCGCGGGGTCCGGGACGAACCTCGACAGGGCGCAGGGAGGGGCGACCGTCGAACTGGTCGACCTGACCGATGGGGACCCCGAGAACTCCTACGGCGATGGCGTCGGCGGGCAGGTGGCCGGCCTGCTCCTGCGCAACCCCGTCGCGCTCGCGTCGCTTCTGGCCGGATTGCTCGTTCTCGCCGGGGCGGGCGCGTACGCGGTACTGACGGGGAGCGACGCGGACGACGATATCACCGATAGCGTCGACGAGGGCGTCGAAGCCGGCGGGGAGAGCGCACCCGAGCCCACGTCTGCAACATCGATGGCGGCGTTGCTCGACCGGGCACGTGGTCAGATCTCCGAGGGGTCGACGGACGCGGGGGTCGTCACGTTGTACGCGGCGACGCGCCGCCTGCTCGAGGCGGGGCTGCCCGACGAGTACGGCCGGACCCACTGGGAGTTCTACCGGAGTGCGCGCGAGCGCCTCGACGGGGGCGAGTCGGGCGTCCTCCGCGAGCTGACCGAGGCGTACGAGCGAGCGGCGTTCTCGCCGGACTCGACGCCGACCGAACGGGCACAGGCACTCATCGAGCGGGTCGGGGAGTTCCGCGACGGCGACGACCCATCGGCCGACTGA
- a CDS encoding MFS transporter: MTRPRSVVLALIASTFFVGFGGGVVFPILPNLGAVLGISPVLVGLILSANRFMRILANGPAGSLIDRVGTRTPLVVGLFVESVATLGYVVALDSSLPEAWFLAARIVWGVGSAMVFATAYTIAADVSTGRSRGTSMGVVRGGITLGFPAGLVLGGVVSDVYSIATAFVVAAAFAFLASAIAYLLVPETHVTERRTAIRPWELETSLPTLTVGLVNFGLYFAYLGALFSTLVLFLEANAIGVWGYGPQGMSGLLMAVTVVSASVFMLAGGKASDLQGTRTPVLLGFLVVSFLGFVLLALADSLPLLVAACVLIGAGQGGTSGPLMALLADLTPTDRMGRAMGTNNILGDLGGGLGPMVSLPLVDSLGFTTVYAACAVVPLLAGGLLLGGLYAQTGHFRPHTELATDD, from the coding sequence ATGACTCGCCCGCGCTCGGTGGTGCTCGCGCTCATCGCGAGTACGTTCTTCGTCGGCTTCGGCGGTGGCGTGGTCTTTCCCATCCTGCCGAATCTCGGGGCCGTCCTCGGCATCTCGCCGGTCCTCGTCGGCCTCATCCTGAGCGCCAACCGGTTTATGCGCATCCTCGCAAACGGACCCGCGGGGTCGCTCATCGACCGCGTCGGCACGCGGACACCGCTGGTCGTCGGGCTGTTCGTCGAGAGCGTCGCCACGCTGGGGTACGTCGTCGCCCTCGATTCGTCGCTCCCCGAGGCGTGGTTTCTCGCCGCCCGGATCGTCTGGGGTGTCGGCAGCGCGATGGTCTTCGCCACGGCCTACACAATCGCCGCGGACGTCTCGACGGGCCGGTCGAGAGGGACGAGCATGGGCGTCGTCCGCGGGGGTATCACGCTCGGCTTCCCTGCGGGCCTCGTCCTCGGCGGCGTCGTCAGCGACGTCTACAGCATCGCGACGGCGTTCGTGGTCGCCGCCGCCTTCGCCTTCCTGGCGAGCGCGATCGCCTACCTGCTGGTCCCCGAGACCCACGTCACCGAACGCCGAACCGCGATTCGACCGTGGGAACTGGAGACGAGCCTCCCGACGCTGACGGTGGGTCTGGTGAACTTCGGACTCTACTTCGCCTATCTGGGGGCGCTGTTTTCCACGCTCGTGCTCTTCCTCGAGGCCAACGCTATCGGCGTCTGGGGCTACGGTCCGCAGGGGATGTCCGGGCTGTTGATGGCCGTCACCGTCGTCTCGGCGTCCGTGTTCATGCTCGCCGGCGGGAAGGCGAGCGACCTGCAGGGCACCCGGACACCCGTTCTCCTCGGCTTTCTCGTCGTCTCGTTTCTCGGGTTCGTTCTCCTCGCGCTCGCCGATTCCCTCCCGCTTCTGGTCGCCGCGTGCGTCCTCATCGGTGCCGGGCAGGGCGGAACGAGCGGCCCCCTGATGGCGCTGCTCGCGGACCTGACGCCCACCGACCGCATGGGTCGGGCGATGGGGACGAACAACATCCTCGGCGACCTGGGCGGCGGCCTCGGGCCGATGGTCTCGCTCCCCCTCGTCGACTCGCTGGGCTTCACGACCGTCTACGCCGCCTGTGCGGTCGTCCCGCTGCTCGCCGGTGGACTCCTGCTTGGTGGCCTCTACGCGCAGACGGGGCACTTCCGTCCACACACCGAACTCGCGACCGACGACTGA
- a CDS encoding ArsR family transcriptional regulator: MQPDGADTDDAAWTWQVLQQVTETTRANLLADVVGHPDGAPSVDELDYMNPSLSVDTIRRHLALLREAGVIEELVVPNGERTRGYPYKFYRVTSAARDLFDRNGLFPRDAWRRQYQRVTKTPEIRELEAMPRPSPSENSTRPAASPSND; this comes from the coding sequence ATGCAACCGGACGGAGCGGACACCGACGACGCTGCGTGGACGTGGCAGGTCCTCCAGCAGGTGACCGAAACGACGCGGGCGAACCTCCTCGCCGACGTCGTCGGCCACCCTGACGGCGCCCCGAGCGTCGACGAACTGGACTACATGAATCCCAGTCTCTCCGTCGACACGATCCGCCGGCATCTCGCGCTACTCAGAGAGGCGGGCGTCATCGAGGAGCTAGTCGTCCCGAACGGCGAGCGGACCCGCGGGTATCCGTACAAGTTCTACCGCGTCACGTCGGCCGCCCGTGACCTCTTCGACCGAAACGGGTTGTTCCCGCGGGACGCGTGGCGACGACAGTACCAGCGCGTCACGAAGACACCAGAGATACGAGAACTCGAGGCCATGCCACGGCCGTCTCCGAGCGAGAACTCGACCCGACCAGCGGCCTCTCCGTCCAACGACTGA
- a CDS encoding DUF1616 domain-containing protein codes for MDARLLLPRPVRRLPADLAAVVLATLLTNLFVLAPLLRETPVRIVFGLVFVLFVPGYAFIAALFPEAGSEPGADGDPEAFDEPLEDERGISGLERVALSLGTSIAIVPLIGLVLNFTPFGIRLVPILASVSLFTLGCVAVGARRRWRLPADERLVVPYREWATGVRTELFEPDTRGDAILNVVMVISILLAVSSVGYAVMVPKEGESFTELYLLTQNETGDLVADDYPTNFTRGEGQSLYVGVGNHEHERVNYTVVVELQRVDVQYFENGTRVSNVTNATNVTNVSVEVLEEEELQRFSPTVGDNETWQERHTVTPTLTGDRLRLVYLLYKGDVPAEPTTENAYREVHLWVNVSGDERRE; via the coding sequence ATGGACGCACGACTGTTGCTCCCGCGGCCGGTCCGCCGGTTGCCCGCCGATCTCGCGGCAGTCGTGCTCGCCACGCTCCTGACGAACCTGTTCGTCCTCGCCCCCCTCCTGCGCGAGACGCCCGTTCGAATCGTGTTCGGGCTCGTCTTCGTGCTGTTCGTCCCCGGCTACGCCTTCATCGCGGCGCTGTTCCCCGAGGCGGGGAGCGAGCCGGGAGCGGACGGCGACCCGGAGGCGTTCGACGAACCGCTCGAGGACGAGCGAGGCATCAGCGGCCTCGAACGGGTCGCCCTCTCGCTGGGGACGAGCATCGCCATCGTCCCGCTCATCGGGCTGGTGTTGAACTTCACCCCCTTCGGGATTCGACTGGTGCCCATCCTCGCGAGCGTGAGCCTGTTCACGCTCGGCTGCGTTGCCGTGGGCGCGCGTCGGCGCTGGCGGCTGCCCGCCGACGAACGCCTCGTCGTCCCCTACCGCGAGTGGGCGACGGGCGTGCGGACCGAGCTGTTCGAACCCGACACGCGTGGGGACGCCATCCTGAACGTCGTGATGGTCATCAGCATCCTGCTGGCCGTCTCGAGCGTCGGGTACGCCGTGATGGTCCCGAAGGAGGGCGAGTCGTTCACCGAACTCTACTTGCTCACGCAAAACGAGACGGGCGACCTCGTCGCCGACGACTACCCGACGAACTTCACGCGCGGCGAGGGGCAGTCGCTGTACGTCGGCGTCGGGAACCACGAACACGAGCGGGTCAACTACACGGTGGTGGTCGAACTCCAGCGCGTGGACGTCCAGTACTTCGAGAATGGGACCCGTGTGTCGAACGTCACCAACGCGACGAACGTGACGAACGTCTCCGTCGAAGTCCTCGAAGAGGAGGAACTCCAGCGGTTCTCGCCGACGGTGGGCGACAACGAAACCTGGCAGGAGCGTCATACCGTGACGCCGACGCTGACGGGCGATCGGTTGCGGCTGGTCTATCTGCTGTACAAGGGAGACGTGCCGGCCGAGCCGACGACTGAGAACGCCTACCGGGAGGTACATCTGTGGGTGAACGTCAGCGGCGATGAGCGTCGGGAGTGA
- a CDS encoding glycosyltransferase family 2 protein encodes MDGFDARGKGLTVSRGSSQRAGAESESLTASQPALGIVATRDNASDVAGAILRAHDEGYEVFVATNAVDDLEATRFADQLGATVIETNEVGRDPLVQSLSQAARHHGHPGLLYHEHPSEPIDFEASTDAMYGQPEYVCETEVAPTVRSEPTVLAAIPAYNEGAAIADVVRGAREYVDEVLVIDDGSTDATVSEAVRTGATVIEHETNKGYGGALKTAFREAKRSGADHLVILDGDGQHNPSDIPDLLRVQREDEIEVVIGSRFAGEVVSTLPLYRRFGLAVVNLLTNLSLGVVRSDSRVRDTQSGFRAYNRDAIESLATDRTLGDNMSASTDILYHAHSRDYRIREVGTVIDYEVKNGSTHSPLSHGISLVGNILKTVERKRPVSALGVPGFVSSIVGIGFGYMTLANYIDSGVFPLGLAMASVFFVLAGIFSCFTAIILHSLNSHYKSQPWFDS; translated from the coding sequence GTGGACGGATTTGACGCACGAGGGAAGGGATTAACGGTGTCACGAGGATCAAGTCAACGAGCGGGAGCGGAGTCCGAGTCACTCACAGCGAGCCAGCCGGCACTCGGTATCGTCGCGACCCGGGACAACGCCAGCGACGTGGCCGGGGCGATTCTCCGCGCCCACGACGAGGGCTACGAGGTGTTCGTCGCGACGAACGCCGTCGACGACCTCGAGGCGACCCGCTTTGCCGACCAGCTCGGCGCGACCGTCATCGAGACGAACGAGGTCGGCCGCGACCCCCTCGTCCAGTCGCTCTCGCAGGCCGCCCGCCATCACGGCCATCCGGGATTGCTCTATCACGAACACCCGAGCGAGCCCATCGACTTCGAGGCGAGCACCGACGCGATGTACGGCCAGCCGGAGTACGTCTGTGAAACGGAGGTCGCACCGACCGTTCGGTCGGAGCCGACCGTCCTCGCCGCGATTCCGGCGTACAACGAGGGTGCGGCCATCGCGGACGTGGTCCGTGGGGCGCGGGAGTACGTCGACGAGGTGCTCGTCATCGACGACGGGAGTACCGACGCGACTGTCAGTGAGGCCGTGCGGACGGGCGCGACCGTCATCGAACACGAGACGAACAAGGGATACGGCGGAGCGCTGAAGACCGCCTTCCGGGAGGCCAAGCGGAGCGGTGCCGACCATCTGGTGATTCTCGATGGGGATGGACAACACAACCCGAGCGACATTCCGGACTTGCTACGAGTGCAGCGGGAAGACGAAATCGAGGTGGTCATCGGAAGTCGGTTCGCTGGAGAGGTGGTATCGACGTTACCGCTGTACCGGCGTTTCGGCCTCGCAGTGGTGAACCTACTGACGAACCTAAGTCTCGGTGTCGTTCGGTCTGACTCCCGCGTCCGCGATACACAGAGTGGGTTCCGAGCGTACAATCGGGACGCTATCGAGTCCCTAGCCACCGACCGAACGCTCGGCGACAACATGAGTGCGAGTACGGACATCCTGTACCACGCCCACAGTCGTGATTATCGGATTCGGGAGGTCGGAACCGTAATCGATTATGAAGTCAAGAATGGGAGTACGCACAGTCCGCTTTCCCATGGCATCTCACTGGTTGGCAACATTCTCAAAACAGTAGAACGAAAGCGGCCAGTCTCAGCGCTGGGCGTCCCGGGCTTTGTCAGTTCCATCGTCGGTATTGGATTCGGTTACATGACACTCGCGAACTACATCGACTCTGGGGTATTTCCGCTAGGGCTCGCGATGGCGTCCGTGTTCTTCGTCCTCGCAGGGATTTTCTCCTGCTTCACCGCCATCATTCTCCATTCGCTGAACTCGCACTACAAGAGCCAACCGTGGTTTGATTCGTGA